One genomic window of Hymenobacter sp. J193 includes the following:
- a CDS encoding ABC transporter permease, which produces MKTLRLTFESFRFAWQALRANLLRTVLSLLGVTVGIFAIIAVFAVVDSLEANVRQSMSFVGDKVIYVQKWPWSFGGDYPWWKYFNRPNPSIQEFRELQRMLSPENNRGVAVFAARGGNTLKAGNNSVESIAVQGVTIDYRLISDVPVQEGRYFTAQEMDAARNVAIVGYEIAHNLYPNGSALGQEFRTHGQKFNIIGVMQKEGKKLLDTPSNDTNCLVPLSAFTKMFALSTGSGGGAQATIGIKGVDSDPGMLNLESEVQGAMRTIRGLKPREEDSFALNRPEMLANAISQLFSIIGIAGAVIGSFAILVGGFGIANIMFVSVKERTNIIGIQKSLGAKNYFILFQFLFEAVFLCLLGGGAGIFLVYLITLIPQDAMPIFLSAGNIALGLTVSVVIGVLAGIIPAVMAANLDPVIAIRSK; this is translated from the coding sequence ATGAAAACCCTGCGCCTCACGTTCGAAAGTTTCCGGTTTGCTTGGCAGGCCCTGCGCGCCAATCTGCTGCGTACCGTCCTGTCCCTGCTGGGCGTTACGGTAGGCATCTTTGCTATCATTGCCGTGTTTGCGGTGGTTGACTCCCTGGAGGCCAACGTGCGCCAGAGCATGAGCTTTGTGGGCGACAAGGTGATTTACGTGCAGAAATGGCCCTGGTCCTTCGGCGGCGACTATCCGTGGTGGAAATATTTCAACCGTCCCAATCCGTCCATTCAGGAGTTCCGGGAGCTGCAGCGCATGCTTTCCCCGGAAAACAACCGGGGCGTGGCGGTTTTTGCGGCCCGGGGCGGCAATACCCTCAAAGCCGGCAACAACAGCGTGGAAAGCATTGCCGTGCAGGGCGTCACCATCGACTACCGCCTGATTTCGGATGTGCCGGTGCAGGAGGGGCGTTACTTCACGGCCCAGGAAATGGACGCGGCCCGCAACGTAGCTATTGTGGGCTACGAAATAGCGCATAACCTGTACCCTAACGGCTCGGCCCTGGGCCAAGAGTTTCGCACCCACGGCCAGAAGTTCAACATCATTGGCGTGATGCAGAAGGAAGGAAAGAAGCTGCTTGATACGCCCAGCAACGACACCAACTGCTTGGTTCCACTATCGGCCTTCACCAAGATGTTTGCCCTGAGCACCGGCAGCGGGGGCGGTGCCCAGGCCACCATCGGGATAAAGGGAGTAGACAGTGACCCGGGCATGCTCAACCTGGAGTCGGAGGTACAGGGGGCCATGCGCACCATCCGCGGCCTGAAGCCCCGGGAAGAAGACAGCTTTGCCCTGAACCGGCCCGAAATGCTGGCCAATGCCATTTCGCAGCTGTTTTCAATCATTGGCATTGCCGGGGCAGTTATTGGCTCGTTTGCCATTCTGGTGGGTGGTTTCGGTATTGCCAACATCATGTTCGTGTCGGTGAAGGAGCGCACCAATATCATCGGGATTCAAAAGTCCCTGGGCGCCAAGAATTACTTCATACTGTTTCAGTTTCTGTTCGAAGCCGTATTCCTGTGCCTGCTTGGTGGGGGCGCCGGCATCTTCTTGGTGTACCTTATTACGCTCATTCCGCAGGACGCCATGCCCATTTTCCTGTCGGCTGGCAACATAGCGCTGGGCCTTACCGTGTCGGTTGTGATTGGGGTGCTGGCCGGTATCATCCCGGCCGTAATGGCTGCCAACCTCGACCCGGTTATTGCCATTCGCAGCAAGTAG
- a CDS encoding 2-C-methyl-D-erythritol 4-phosphate cytidylyltransferase: protein MAATQVPKFPNSQVPRYAIIVAGGSGTRMGADRPKQFLELLGEPVLLHTLRRFAEPALRVQELVLVLPPDQFTTWEQLCRQHQVQIPHAVVAGGATRWASVRNGLAHLSAPSGVVAVHDGVRPLTPTRVIEATFEAAYNHGAAVAAVVPKDSVRGLNQQGSYALNRARLRLVQTPQCFSLELLRRAYQLPELTTFTDDASVVEDLHPIHLVEGDYRNLKITTPEDMLVAEAILRAQQPTT, encoded by the coding sequence GTGGCCGCTACCCAAGTCCCCAAATTCCCAAATTCCCAAGTCCCCCGATATGCCATCATCGTAGCGGGCGGCAGCGGCACGCGCATGGGCGCCGATCGGCCCAAGCAGTTTCTGGAACTGCTGGGCGAGCCGGTGCTCCTGCACACCCTGCGGCGCTTTGCCGAGCCTGCGCTGCGCGTGCAGGAGTTGGTGCTGGTGCTTCCGCCCGACCAGTTCACTACCTGGGAGCAGCTTTGTCGGCAGCACCAAGTGCAGATTCCGCACGCGGTGGTGGCAGGTGGGGCTACGCGCTGGGCCTCCGTGCGCAACGGGCTGGCGCACCTGTCCGCGCCGTCGGGCGTGGTAGCCGTGCACGACGGGGTTCGGCCGCTCACACCGACCCGCGTGATTGAGGCCACGTTTGAAGCTGCCTACAACCACGGGGCGGCCGTGGCGGCCGTAGTGCCCAAAGACTCGGTACGGGGCCTCAACCAGCAGGGCTCCTATGCGCTGAACCGCGCCCGGCTGCGGTTGGTGCAAACGCCGCAGTGCTTCAGCCTGGAGCTGCTGCGGCGCGCCTACCAATTGCCCGAGCTAACCACCTTCACCGACGATGCCAGCGTGGTGGAAGACCTGCACCCGATTCATCTGGTGGAAGGCGACTACCGCAACCTCAAAATCACGACGCCGGAAGATATGCTGGTAGCCGAGGCCATTCTGCGTGCCCAGCAACCTACAACGTAG
- a CDS encoding TIGR00730 family Rossman fold protein — MAKLKKTSRTKVADQVMNAGSGQTIVQPNVNDNKVKTISDIREQTHGKRTVQVDDEQRIRKAFVDKDWNEIKIADSWQIFKVMAEFVEGFEKLTKIGPCVSIFGSARTKPENPYYQMAEEIAAKLVRHGYGVITGGGPGIMEAGNKGAHSEGGKSVGLNIELPFEQFNNIYIDPDKIINFDYFFVRKVMFIKYAQGFVGMPGGFGTLDELFEAITLIQTKKIGRFPIVLVGSAYWNGLFKWIEEVMLHEEHNISAEDMELVQIVDDAEAAVKIIDEFYSRYLLSPNF, encoded by the coding sequence ATGGCGAAGCTCAAAAAAACCAGTAGAACCAAAGTCGCCGACCAGGTGATGAACGCCGGCAGCGGCCAGACGATTGTTCAGCCCAACGTCAACGACAACAAAGTCAAAACCATCAGTGATATCCGGGAGCAAACTCACGGCAAGCGTACCGTTCAGGTCGATGACGAACAGCGCATCCGCAAGGCTTTCGTAGACAAGGACTGGAACGAAATCAAGATTGCCGACTCCTGGCAGATCTTCAAGGTAATGGCCGAGTTCGTGGAAGGCTTCGAGAAGCTGACCAAGATTGGCCCTTGCGTGAGCATCTTCGGCTCGGCCCGCACCAAGCCCGAAAACCCGTACTACCAGATGGCTGAGGAAATTGCGGCCAAGCTGGTGCGCCACGGCTACGGCGTTATCACGGGCGGCGGCCCCGGCATTATGGAGGCCGGCAACAAAGGCGCCCACTCCGAGGGCGGCAAGTCGGTGGGACTCAACATTGAGCTGCCGTTCGAGCAGTTCAACAACATCTACATCGACCCCGACAAAATCATCAACTTCGACTACTTCTTCGTGCGCAAGGTGATGTTCATCAAGTACGCGCAGGGGTTTGTGGGCATGCCCGGCGGCTTCGGCACACTGGACGAGCTGTTTGAAGCCATCACGCTCATCCAGACCAAGAAAATCGGCCGCTTCCCCATCGTGCTGGTAGGCTCGGCGTACTGGAATGGCCTGTTCAAATGGATTGAGGAAGTGATGCTGCACGAGGAGCACAACATCTCGGCTGAGGACATGGAGCTGGTGCAGATTGTGGACGACGCCGAGGCGGCCGTAAAAATCATCGACGAATTCTACAGCCGCTACCTGCTCTCGCCAAACTTCTAA
- a CDS encoding FAD-dependent oxidoreductase, whose amino-acid sequence MQSDKSARIRGSGIREYDYLIVGGGAAGLSLAYHISREPRLAGKRVLLLEPEAKDQNDRTWSFWTNAPMPFDEIVAHEWQQLAFRSPEFEQVFPLSNYRYKMIRGLDFYRFVRAALADNPQFTWVQAKVKTLDNVAHRARARTTMGEFRAQYAFDSRPPIW is encoded by the coding sequence GTGCAATCCGATAAATCCGCTAGAATCCGTGGTTCCGGCATCCGTGAGTATGACTACCTCATTGTGGGTGGCGGGGCGGCAGGCCTGAGTCTGGCGTACCATATCAGCCGGGAGCCCCGGCTGGCGGGCAAGCGGGTGCTGCTGCTGGAGCCTGAGGCCAAGGATCAGAACGACCGCACGTGGTCGTTTTGGACCAATGCGCCCATGCCCTTCGACGAGATTGTAGCCCACGAATGGCAGCAGCTGGCCTTCCGCAGCCCGGAGTTCGAGCAGGTGTTCCCGCTTTCGAACTACCGCTACAAGATGATCCGGGGGCTGGATTTCTACCGGTTCGTGCGGGCCGCGCTGGCCGACAACCCGCAGTTTACCTGGGTGCAAGCGAAGGTAAAGACTCTGGACAATGTTGCTCATAGGGCGCGGGCGCGTACCACTATGGGCGAGTTTCGCGCTCAGTACGCCTTCGACAGCCGCCCCCCAATCTGGTGA
- the queA gene encoding tRNA preQ1(34) S-adenosylmethionine ribosyltransferase-isomerase QueA: protein MKLSEFKFDLPEALVAQHPTKNRDESRLMVLHRSTGKIEHRVFKDIIEYFEDGDVMVVNDTKVFPARLYGNKEKTGAQIEVFLLRELNKEIHLWDVLVDPARKIRVGNKLYFGESDMVAEVIDNTTSRGRTIKFLFDGSDEEFYKALHDLGETPIPKEFISRETEAADKERYQTIYAKNTGAVAAPSAGLHFTREVMKRLEIKGVDMTPVTLHVGLGTFRPVDVEDLTKHKMDSENFVVPAATATIVNRALDNKKRVCAIGTTSMRAMESSVSANSRLKATEGWTDRFIFPPYEFKIANCLLTNFHTPESTLMMMSAAFAGYDLLSEAYKLAIKEKYRFFSYGDAMLIL from the coding sequence ATGAAACTGTCCGAGTTCAAGTTTGACCTGCCTGAAGCCCTCGTGGCTCAGCATCCTACCAAAAACCGCGACGAATCGCGCCTCATGGTGCTGCACCGCAGCACGGGCAAAATCGAGCATCGGGTCTTCAAAGACATCATTGAGTATTTCGAGGATGGCGACGTGATGGTAGTGAATGACACGAAGGTGTTTCCGGCCCGCCTCTATGGCAACAAGGAGAAAACCGGCGCCCAGATTGAAGTATTCCTGCTGCGCGAGTTGAACAAGGAAATTCACCTGTGGGACGTGCTGGTAGACCCGGCCCGCAAAATCCGGGTGGGCAACAAACTGTACTTCGGCGAGTCGGACATGGTAGCGGAGGTAATTGACAACACCACTTCGCGCGGCCGCACCATCAAGTTCCTGTTTGACGGTTCCGACGAGGAATTCTACAAGGCGCTGCACGACCTGGGCGAAACGCCCATCCCGAAGGAGTTCATTTCCCGCGAAACGGAAGCTGCCGACAAAGAGCGGTACCAGACCATCTACGCCAAGAACACTGGCGCCGTAGCCGCACCGTCGGCAGGCCTGCACTTCACCCGTGAGGTAATGAAGCGCCTGGAAATCAAAGGCGTGGACATGACGCCCGTGACGCTGCACGTGGGCCTGGGCACTTTCCGCCCGGTGGACGTGGAAGACCTCACCAAGCACAAGATGGACTCGGAAAACTTTGTGGTGCCCGCCGCCACGGCCACGATTGTGAACCGGGCGCTGGACAACAAAAAACGCGTGTGCGCCATCGGCACCACATCCATGCGCGCTATGGAATCGTCGGTATCGGCCAACTCCCGCCTGAAAGCTACCGAAGGCTGGACCGACCGGTTTATCTTCCCTCCGTATGAGTTCAAGATTGCCAACTGCCTGCTTACCAACTTCCATACCCCGGAAAGCACGCTCATGATGATGTCGGCGGCCTTCGCGGGTTACGACCTGCTGAGCGAAGCCTACAAGCTGGCCATCAAGGAGAAATACCGCTTCTTCAGCTACGGCGACGCTATGCTGATTCTGTAG
- a CDS encoding lycopene cyclase family protein has translation MKLKQPQRHRYLLQHFVGWEVETAHDVFDPTTVEFMDFRGEQHQEARFMYVLPFSPRRALVEYTLFSPTPLAKEEYEEAIRRYLHDTLGVTNFRIEAEEAGAIPMTDHPLPARAGRHIINLGTRAGRAKPSTGYAFQRIQAHSARLVAALASTGHPPKNSTGDQWQFPLFDSLLLDIMQRQGETTRAIFAELFRHNPVERIFRFLDERTTPWENFQIMNSVTPWPFLRSIWHVVRRRPGKRRNSEMVK, from the coding sequence GTGAAGCTCAAGCAGCCCCAGCGGCACCGCTACCTGCTGCAGCACTTCGTGGGATGGGAAGTCGAAACCGCGCACGACGTGTTCGACCCGACTACGGTGGAGTTTATGGATTTCCGGGGTGAGCAGCACCAGGAAGCGCGCTTTATGTACGTGCTGCCGTTCAGTCCGCGCCGGGCACTAGTTGAGTACACGCTGTTTTCGCCCACCCCACTGGCTAAGGAAGAATACGAAGAAGCCATTCGGCGCTATCTGCACGACACGCTGGGTGTTACGAATTTTCGCATCGAAGCGGAGGAAGCTGGCGCCATTCCGATGACCGACCACCCGCTGCCAGCGCGGGCCGGAAGGCACATCATCAACCTGGGTACGCGGGCTGGTCGGGCCAAACCCAGCACCGGCTACGCTTTTCAGCGCATTCAGGCGCACTCAGCCCGTCTGGTGGCCGCTCTGGCTTCTACCGGCCACCCACCTAAGAACTCTACCGGCGACCAGTGGCAGTTCCCCCTGTTCGATTCCCTGCTGCTCGACATCATGCAGCGCCAAGGCGAAACCACCCGCGCCATCTTCGCCGAGCTATTCCGGCACAACCCCGTAGAGCGCATCTTCCGCTTCCTCGACGAGCGCACAACGCCCTGGGAGAATTTCCAGATCATGAACTCCGTGACGCCCTGGCCCTTCCTGCGCTCCATCTGGCACGTAGTACGCCGCCGGCCGGGAAAGCGGAGAAATAGTGAGATGGTGAAATAG
- a CDS encoding ABC transporter ATP-binding protein, whose amino-acid sequence MSTLSVLTIENLVAGYEQRVLLRNLFVCVPEPAFVAIIGHNGCGKTTLFRALTGQIPYQGRVHVAGRDLRTIRRPAAAGLLAHLPQRSVVSFPIEVRELVVMGRYCHHRFLGSYTAQDYALAEASLAQVGAAHLLRRDFTQLSGGEQQLVWLAQLSLQDAALYLLDEPTQQLDVYYRRRVFDLLRGWVAGQQKTIFCITHDLDNLATQPGYLLNLSRPQPQLQPLSAAAVQTERAFLESEASLAAHGELVKW is encoded by the coding sequence ATGTCTACGCTCTCAGTTCTAACGATTGAAAATCTGGTTGCGGGGTATGAACAGCGTGTTCTGCTCCGCAACCTTTTTGTGTGCGTACCGGAGCCGGCTTTCGTAGCCATTATCGGGCACAATGGCTGCGGCAAAACCACCTTGTTCCGCGCCCTCACCGGCCAGATACCCTATCAGGGCCGCGTACACGTAGCGGGCCGCGACCTGCGCACCATCCGGCGCCCGGCCGCAGCAGGGCTGTTGGCGCATTTGCCCCAGCGCAGTGTGGTGAGCTTTCCGATAGAGGTACGGGAGCTGGTAGTCATGGGCCGCTACTGCCACCACCGCTTCCTGGGCAGCTACACCGCGCAGGATTACGCCCTGGCCGAAGCTTCCCTGGCTCAAGTTGGCGCGGCCCATCTGCTTCGCCGCGACTTCACGCAGCTTTCGGGGGGCGAGCAGCAGCTGGTGTGGCTGGCCCAGCTGAGCTTGCAGGATGCAGCGCTGTACCTGCTCGACGAGCCCACCCAGCAGCTGGACGTGTACTACCGCCGCCGCGTATTCGATTTGCTCCGGGGCTGGGTAGCTGGCCAGCAGAAAACCATCTTTTGCATCACCCACGACCTCGACAACCTAGCCACCCAGCCTGGCTACCTACTTAATCTCTCGCGCCCGCAGCCGCAGCTGCAGCCCTTGTCCGCCGCCGCCGTGCAAACCGAGCGCGCCTTCCTGGAAAGCGAAGCAAGCCTTGCCGCGCACGGTGAGCTGGTGAAATGGTGA
- the ettA gene encoding energy-dependent translational throttle protein EttA, whose translation MSDQPTIIFSMAGVTKVYPPQKQVLKNIYLSFFYGAKIGVLGLNGSGKSSLLKIIAGQDKQIQGDVVWSPGYTVGYLEQEPQLDATKTVLEVVQEGTAETVALLKEFEEINEAFGGEDPDFDKLLERQGTVQERLDQLDAWNLDSKLERAMDALRTPAPDAIIGNLSGGEKRRVALCRLLLQEPDVLLLDEPTNHLDAESVLWLEQHLKQYKGTVIAVTHDRYFLDNVAGWILELDRGEGIPWKGNYSSWLEQKSNRLAQEEKTESKRQKTLQRELEWVRMAPKARQAKSKARLAGYDKMVTADAKEKEQKLELFIPDGPRLGAQVIEAEGLTKSFGNRLLFENLSFALPQGGIVGIIGPNGAGKTTLFRLITGQLEPDAGTFVVGPTVQTAYVDQQHDTLEPNKSVFETISGGTETMLLAGRQVNSRAFVSNFNFRGGDQEKKVGSLSGGERNRVHLATTLKQGANLLLLDEPTNDLDVNAIRALEDALENFAGCAVIISHDRWFLDRLATHILAFEGDSQVVWFEGNFSDYEEAKKKRLGDVEPKRVRYRSLG comes from the coding sequence ATGTCCGACCAGCCCACCATTATTTTCTCCATGGCCGGGGTCACCAAGGTGTACCCGCCCCAGAAACAGGTTCTCAAAAACATCTACCTCTCGTTTTTCTACGGCGCCAAGATTGGCGTGCTCGGTCTCAACGGCTCGGGCAAGTCGTCCCTGCTGAAGATTATTGCCGGCCAGGACAAGCAGATTCAGGGCGACGTGGTGTGGTCGCCGGGCTATACGGTGGGCTACCTGGAGCAGGAGCCCCAGCTCGATGCCACCAAAACGGTGCTGGAAGTAGTGCAGGAAGGCACCGCCGAAACCGTGGCTCTGCTCAAGGAGTTCGAGGAAATCAACGAAGCCTTCGGGGGCGAAGACCCCGACTTCGACAAGCTGCTGGAGCGCCAGGGTACCGTGCAGGAACGCCTCGACCAGCTCGACGCCTGGAACCTGGACTCCAAGCTGGAGCGTGCCATGGACGCCCTGCGCACCCCTGCGCCCGACGCCATCATCGGCAACCTCTCGGGCGGGGAAAAGCGCCGCGTGGCTTTGTGCCGCCTGTTGCTGCAGGAGCCCGACGTGCTGCTGCTCGACGAACCCACCAACCACCTCGACGCGGAAAGCGTGCTTTGGCTGGAGCAGCACCTCAAGCAGTACAAAGGCACCGTCATTGCCGTAACCCACGACCGGTACTTCCTCGACAACGTGGCCGGCTGGATTCTGGAGCTGGACCGGGGCGAGGGTATTCCGTGGAAGGGCAACTACTCCTCCTGGCTGGAGCAGAAGTCGAACCGCCTGGCCCAGGAAGAGAAAACCGAGAGCAAGCGCCAGAAAACCCTGCAGCGCGAGCTGGAATGGGTGCGCATGGCCCCCAAGGCGCGCCAGGCCAAGAGCAAGGCCCGCCTCGCCGGCTACGACAAGATGGTGACGGCCGATGCCAAGGAAAAGGAGCAGAAGCTGGAGCTGTTCATCCCTGACGGCCCGCGCCTGGGTGCCCAGGTGATTGAGGCCGAGGGCCTGACCAAGTCGTTCGGCAACCGGCTGCTGTTCGAGAACCTGTCGTTCGCGCTGCCCCAGGGTGGTATCGTGGGCATCATCGGCCCGAACGGCGCCGGCAAAACCACGCTGTTCCGCCTCATCACCGGGCAGCTGGAGCCCGACGCGGGCACCTTCGTGGTGGGCCCCACGGTGCAAACGGCCTACGTAGACCAGCAGCACGACACGCTGGAGCCCAACAAGTCGGTGTTTGAAACCATTTCGGGCGGCACCGAAACCATGCTGCTGGCCGGCCGCCAGGTGAACTCCCGCGCCTTCGTGAGCAACTTCAACTTCCGCGGCGGCGACCAGGAAAAGAAAGTCGGCTCGCTCTCGGGCGGGGAGCGGAACCGGGTACACCTAGCTACCACCCTCAAGCAGGGCGCCAACCTGCTCCTGCTCGACGAACCGACCAACGACCTGGACGTGAATGCCATCCGGGCCCTGGAAGATGCGCTGGAGAACTTTGCCGGCTGCGCCGTTATCATCAGCCACGACCGGTGGTTCCTCGACCGCCTGGCCACCCACATCCTGGCCTTCGAGGGCGACTCGCAGGTGGTCTGGTTCGAGGGCAACTTCTCCGACTACGAGGAAGCCAAGAAGAAGCGCCTAGGCGACGTGGAGCCCAAGCGCGTGCGGTACCGGAGCTTGGGGTAA
- a CDS encoding DUF349 domain-containing protein, with protein sequence MESQEYLLAEAHRYGYVEGEEVWLRAFMQLPARRVGQVKESADASLVYFAQRFELFRGKVEDLLRKIEEAENKGSFLMKAQHLKDQVASYDALGDFEALYRRLTEAEEAVKVTVNRNREKNLATKINLIQEAGELKNTVDWAGASEKVKELRQVWIKTGPVEKQLTEELETRFQAAVDSFFTARKQFQAEKKAMVNRVYDKYKELIHKSEALQNSNEFEETTRKLKQLQQEWKDVEGSLPRKQANDLWTRFRAAHNHFFERLKVHINTRRPETVSGGGVSGSAEDNLARKRALVAEATALLDQPMGQAVTRAKELQAAWKQVGPVRGEESDRVWEQFLAACDKVFELSALEHFVRKRQASGLDVSTPEEQYNVRAQALRDFIKSDKQEQEVLEQNLDKLSNAPGNDAFRTMLQGKIRTFQRKIRTKTELIELLRQRLVA encoded by the coding sequence ATGGAATCACAAGAGTACCTGCTGGCCGAAGCGCATCGCTACGGTTACGTTGAAGGCGAGGAAGTGTGGCTGCGTGCCTTCATGCAGCTGCCTGCCCGCCGCGTAGGCCAGGTAAAGGAGTCGGCCGACGCTTCGCTGGTCTACTTTGCCCAACGCTTTGAACTGTTTCGCGGCAAGGTGGAAGACCTGCTGCGCAAGATTGAGGAAGCCGAAAACAAAGGCTCCTTTCTGATGAAGGCCCAGCACCTGAAAGATCAGGTAGCCAGCTACGACGCCCTGGGCGACTTCGAAGCCCTGTACCGCCGCCTCACCGAAGCCGAAGAAGCGGTGAAGGTGACCGTGAACCGCAACCGGGAGAAAAACCTGGCTACCAAGATCAACCTGATTCAGGAAGCCGGCGAGCTGAAAAACACCGTGGACTGGGCCGGGGCCAGCGAGAAAGTAAAGGAGCTGCGCCAGGTCTGGATCAAGACCGGGCCGGTGGAAAAGCAGCTGACCGAGGAGCTGGAAACCCGTTTTCAGGCCGCCGTCGACTCATTCTTCACGGCCCGCAAGCAGTTCCAGGCCGAGAAGAAGGCCATGGTGAACCGCGTGTACGACAAGTACAAGGAGCTGATTCACAAATCGGAGGCCCTGCAGAACTCCAACGAGTTCGAGGAAACCACCCGCAAGCTCAAGCAGCTGCAGCAGGAGTGGAAAGACGTGGAGGGCTCCCTGCCCCGCAAACAGGCCAACGACCTGTGGACGCGCTTCCGGGCCGCCCACAACCACTTCTTTGAGCGCCTGAAGGTGCACATCAACACCCGCCGCCCTGAGACGGTGAGCGGGGGCGGCGTGAGCGGCTCGGCCGAGGACAACCTGGCCCGCAAGCGCGCCCTGGTAGCCGAAGCCACGGCTTTGCTCGACCAGCCCATGGGCCAGGCCGTGACGCGAGCCAAGGAGCTGCAGGCCGCCTGGAAACAAGTGGGTCCGGTACGCGGTGAGGAGTCGGACCGGGTTTGGGAGCAGTTCCTGGCCGCCTGCGACAAGGTGTTTGAGCTGAGCGCCCTGGAGCACTTTGTGCGCAAGCGCCAGGCCAGCGGCCTCGATGTGAGCACGCCCGAGGAGCAGTACAACGTACGGGCCCAGGCCCTGCGCGACTTTATTAAGTCAGATAAGCAGGAGCAGGAAGTGCTGGAGCAAAACCTGGATAAACTCAGCAACGCCCCCGGCAACGACGCCTTCCGCACAATGCTGCAAGGGAAGATCCGCACGTTTCAGCGGAAAATCCGCACCAAGACCGAGTTAATTGAGCTGTTGCGCCAACGCCTGGTTGCATAG
- a CDS encoding DUF2795 domain-containing protein — protein sequence MYWTLELASYLEDAPWPATKDELIDYSIRSGAPMEVVENLQALEDDGQPYENIEEVWPDYPTKEDFMFNEDEY from the coding sequence ATGTACTGGACGCTGGAACTGGCTTCATACCTGGAAGATGCACCCTGGCCCGCCACCAAGGACGAATTGATTGACTACTCTATCCGCTCGGGAGCCCCGATGGAGGTAGTAGAGAACCTGCAGGCGCTGGAAGACGACGGCCAACCCTACGAGAACATCGAGGAAGTGTGGCCTGACTACCCCACTAAAGAGGACTTCATGTTCAACGAAGACGAATACTAG
- a CDS encoding DNA-binding domain-containing protein, whose protein sequence is MDISYSLVDNKLTTDPKDLRAQVQISATASIDDLANDIVRPGSTVTKAEFLAMYEELKTAALRRVQRGESVVTDFFILRPALTGVWADANDTFDPQRHRGHIRLTPGTYLRQAETELSFTLVRAVSQSEPRPENVEDLLTDAVNATLTKGNLAHLRGANLKYDLDDATQGLFFVKSTGGAPVRVTKVKKNLPSEQLFVVPATLTAGSYRLEVRSKGKASTQLKTATLDAVLTIA, encoded by the coding sequence ATGGACATCTCCTATTCCCTCGTTGACAACAAGCTGACCACCGACCCCAAGGACCTGCGGGCCCAGGTGCAGATTTCCGCTACCGCCTCCATCGACGACCTGGCCAACGACATTGTGCGGCCCGGCTCCACCGTTACCAAGGCCGAGTTTCTGGCCATGTACGAGGAGCTGAAAACCGCCGCCCTGCGCCGGGTGCAGCGCGGCGAGAGTGTGGTGACGGACTTTTTTATCCTGCGGCCGGCCCTGACCGGGGTGTGGGCCGACGCCAACGACACCTTTGACCCGCAGCGCCACCGGGGCCACATCCGCCTCACCCCCGGCACCTACCTGCGCCAGGCTGAAACCGAACTGAGCTTCACGCTGGTGCGGGCCGTGAGCCAGAGTGAGCCCCGCCCCGAAAACGTGGAGGACCTGCTCACCGACGCGGTAAACGCCACCCTCACCAAAGGCAACCTGGCCCACCTGCGCGGCGCCAACCTCAAGTACGACCTGGACGACGCGACTCAGGGCCTGTTCTTCGTCAAAAGTACCGGCGGCGCCCCCGTCCGGGTGACGAAAGTGAAGAAGAACCTACCCTCGGAGCAGCTGTTCGTGGTACCGGCCACGCTCACGGCGGGCAGCTACCGGTTGGAGGTGCGCAGCAAAGGCAAAGCCAGTACCCAACTTAAAACGGCTACGCTGGACGCGGTGCTTACCATAGCCTGA